A part of Diachasmimorpha longicaudata isolate KC_UGA_2023 chromosome 11, iyDiaLong2, whole genome shotgun sequence genomic DNA contains:
- the Otopla gene encoding proton channel OtopLc isoform X4 produces the protein METEIVPFVESEGNGAPKTMPRQRNSRVKLPETKGTSLFIIMSFIYAKLLVVVCIAYVISDVVTHKLPLWYFEGFFTYLYGMSILFLLYVFCFLLQESACCSRGAETPPPPPKPPKPPKEPKDKNKKKDKKDKKDPKNGKNKKDFQDAADVEAGVSTRVLRKRKTSQNDHSHGSFFLRIGAIAFGLGTMVYNGLEFGLFFEVPFTSPCFQILQGVNPILQMVFTFMQMYFIFMNSRLNIHRFKVIARFGLMHVVATNICVWVRTLVFESLKEISQYGKKIGKPDLSLIESIKNHAISNADVYSGEISRDMAQLRLAPVSSTLKSFNTFYPKTTNRFMRTTVASVGRYARSTARSVARAITSGTTSTAATFTTSTSTTPSTTTLRMMPTTTPSTTTTTTTTTIRPTLSTILDAFTSTIKPNITTRMTTTSTTTTTTTTTTTTTMAPPSPTSSPLTSLAPFLWDFGDAPATASKSDIPQFFDTMNQTLASNASTIYTPSYAFLQDLQQTNDCCGRVNIMGNIVQQAAPYLFPFIIEYSLIGAAVIYVMWKHIGRHPRWPHQAEADLERRLEAMLSRRAVALAHAGHGRVDCVGASKGLFLGLFLLVGSLICLILFFVLIHHPSFGLLAIYLADVSHCVLMALSIIAIIIGFCRVQSLKFKAEEQSDLNDILLRISAFGLFLYAVFSVIAGSLAAFTHEPNLLVMVTGLLAVGQVVLQMLFIADVSRRRVHLPEHDRSKPGRQIVTFLLICNVAMWVIYTFEGQKVIANPVQLDFYGYLSWTIVQRVTLPLCIFHRFHSAVTLAEIWKTSYKARLE, from the exons ATGGAGACGGAAATAGTGCCGTTTGTCGAGTCCGAAGGCAATGGGGCCCCCAAAACAATGCCCAGACAGCGAAACAGTAGAGTGAAACTCCCCGAGACTAAGGG GACTTCGCTCTTCATCATCATGAGCTTCATCTACGCTAAACTACTGGTAGTCGTCTGCATAGCGTACGTGATAAGTGACGTGGTCACTCACAAACTACCCCTATGGTACTTCGAGGGTTTCTTCACTTACCTGTACGGCATGAGCATCCTCTTTCTGCTTTACGTATTCTGCTTCCTCCTTCAAGAGAGCGCCTGTTGCTCGAGGGGGGCTGaaacaccaccaccaccgccaAAGCCTCCAAAACCACCGAAAGAACCTAAGgacaaaaacaagaaaaaggaTAAGAAAGATAAGAAGGATCCCAAGAACGGAAAGAATAAGAAAGATtttcag GATGCAGCTGATGTTGAGGCAGGTGTTTCCACCCGAGTTCTTCGAAAGCGTAAAACATCGCAGAATGATCACAGCCATGGAAGTTTTTTCCTCCGAATTGGTGCCATTG CATTTGGATTGGGAACAATGGTATACAATGGTCTCGAGTTCGGGCTATTCTTCGAGGTCCCCTTCACATCACCCTGCTTCCAGATCCTCCAAGGAGTCAATCCAATTTTGCAGATGGTCTTTACGTTCATGCAAATGTACTTTATCTTCATGAATTCACGA CTCAATATTCACCGCTTCAAAGTCATCGCTCGGTTTGGTCTGATGCACGTTGTAGCGACTAACATATGTGTATGGGTGCGAACCCTTGTATTTGAAAGTCTCAAGGAGATATCCCAATACGGCAAGAAGATTGGAAAGCCAGACCTCAGTCTAATTG AGAGCATCAAGAATCACGCGATATCGAATGCAGATGTCTACAGCGGTGAAATATCCCGTGACATGGCACAATTGCGATTGGCACCGGTGAGTTCCACCCTGAAGAGCTTCAACACCTTTTACCCAAAAACAACGAATCGCTTCATGAGAACAACAGTTGCATCAGTGGGTCGTTATGCTCGTTCAACGGCTCGTTCCGTCGCTCGTGCCATCACCAGTGGTACTACTTCAACAGCAGCGACCTTCACCACTAGTACCTCAACAACCCCCTCGACAACCACCCTCCGAATGATGCCAACAACCACTCCCAGTACCACTACAACAACTACCACGACAACAATTCGACCCACATTATCAACAATTCTCGACGCATTCACCAGTACAATAAAGCCAAATATCACGACAAGAATGACCACCACATCAACCACAACAACTACAACAACAACGACGACGACAACAACAATGGCACCCCCATCCCCCACTTCATCACCCCTGACATCGCTCGCCCCATTCCTCTGGGATTTTGGAGATGCTCCTGCAACAGCCAGCAAGAGTGACATTCCTCAGTTCTTTGACACAATGAATCAGACATTGGCCAGCAATGCCAGTACCATCTATACCCCAAGCTATGCTTTCCTCCAGGACCTTCAACAAACCAATGATTGTTGCGGCCGGGTCAACATCATGGGAAACATTGTGCAACAAGCTGCTCCGTATCTATTTCCCTTCATCATTGAGTATAGCTTGATTGGTGCTGCTGTTATCTACGTCATGTGGAAGCACATTGGACGCCATCCACGGTGGCCACACCAGGCTGAGGCTGATCTTGAACGCAGGCTCGAGGCGATGCTGTCGAGACGTGCTGTTGCATTAGCTCATGCTG GTCATGGCAGAGTGGATTGCGTGGGTGCAAGCAAAGGCCTCTTCCTAGGTCTCTTCCTCTTGGTAGGCTCCCTCATCTGCCTCATCCTGTTCTTCGTCCTGATCCATCATCCCTCCTTCGGTCTCCTCGCAATCTACCTAGCTGACGTATCCCATTGTGTCCTCATGGCCCTATCCATAATCGCCATAATAATCGGCTTTTGTCGTGTTCAATCCCTCAAATTCAAAGCCGAGGAGCAGAGTGATCTCAATGATATACTTCTCCGCATATCAGCATTTGGTCTCTTCCTTTACGCTGTATTCAGTGTTATCGCTGGTTCACTCGCTGCATTCACTCACGAACCCAATTTACTTGTCATGGTAACTGGTTTACTCGCTGTTGGACAAGTTGTCCTCCAGATGCTCTTCATTGCTGATGTATCACGTAGGCGTGTACATCTACCTGAGCACGATCGTAGCAAGCCAGGTCGCCAGATTGTAACATTCCTTCTCATCTGCAATGTCGCAATGTGGGTTATTTACACATTCGAGGGACAGAAGGTCATTGCCAATCCTGTCCAACTTGACTTCTATGGTTACTTGTCGTGGACTATTGTTCAGAGGGTTACACTCCCTCTATGCATCTTCCACAGGTTCCACAGTGCTGTTACGCTCGCCGAAATATGGAAGACCAGCTACAAAGCACGCCTCGAGTAG
- the Otopla gene encoding proton channel OtopLc isoform X2, with amino-acid sequence MQRCPYLYEMKERLLSQPTPTDSLDMERLDGGTPVKEANINSDYPAHANPGIIPDPPEMPPDSLIGTVVKLNSDGYGSHTSPAHARQPLVPQSSINAPLCLTPSHGGYIYPSIPKNAKTSLFIIMSFIYAKLLVVVCIAYVISDVVTHKLPLWYFEGFFTYLYGMSILFLLYVFCFLLQESACCSRGAETPPPPPKPPKPPKEPKDKNKKKDKKDKKDPKNGKNKKDFQDAADVEAGVSTRVLRKRKTSQNDHSHGSFFLRIGAIAFGLGTMVYNGLEFGLFFEVPFTSPCFQILQGVNPILQMVFTFMQMYFIFMNSRLNIHRFKVIARFGLMHVVATNICVWVRTLVFESLKEISQYGKKIGKPDLSLIESIKNHAISNADVYSGEISRDMAQLRLAPVSSTLKSFNTFYPKTTNRFMRTTVASVGRYARSTARSVARAITSGTTSTAATFTTSTSTTPSTTTLRMMPTTTPSTTTTTTTTTIRPTLSTILDAFTSTIKPNITTRMTTTSTTTTTTTTTTTTTMAPPSPTSSPLTSLAPFLWDFGDAPATASKSDIPQFFDTMNQTLASNASTIYTPSYAFLQDLQQTNDCCGRVNIMGNIVQQAAPYLFPFIIEYSLIGAAVIYVMWKHIGRHPRWPHQAEADLERRLEAMLSRRAVALAHAGHGRVDCVGASKGLFLGLFLLVGSLICLILFFVLIHHPSFGLLAIYLADVSHCVLMALSIIAIIIGFCRVQSLKFKAEEQSDLNDILLRISAFGLFLYAVFSVIAGSLAAFTHEPNLLVMVTGLLAVGQVVLQMLFIADVSRRRVHLPEHDRSKPGRQIVTFLLICNVAMWVIYTFEGQKVIANPVQLDFYGYLSWTIVQRVTLPLCIFHRFHSAVTLAEIWKTSYKARLE; translated from the exons ATGCAACGGTGCCCGTACCTCTACGAGATGAAGGAGCGTCTGCTCTCGCAGCCAACACCAACGGACAGCCTCGACATGGAGCGTCTCGATGGTGGTACACCGGTTAAGGAGGCAAACATAAATAGTGATTACCCGGCACACGCCAATCCTGGTATTATACCTGATCCACCTGAGATGCCTCCCGACTCCTTGATCGGCACCGTGGTCAAG CTCAATTCCGATGGATATGGATCCCACACGTCTCCGGCACACGCGAGACAGCCCCTGGTTCCCCAGAGTTCGATCAACGCGCCCCTCTGTCTCACCCCCTCCCACGGCGGCTACATATATCCGAGTATTCCAAAAAATGCCAA GACTTCGCTCTTCATCATCATGAGCTTCATCTACGCTAAACTACTGGTAGTCGTCTGCATAGCGTACGTGATAAGTGACGTGGTCACTCACAAACTACCCCTATGGTACTTCGAGGGTTTCTTCACTTACCTGTACGGCATGAGCATCCTCTTTCTGCTTTACGTATTCTGCTTCCTCCTTCAAGAGAGCGCCTGTTGCTCGAGGGGGGCTGaaacaccaccaccaccgccaAAGCCTCCAAAACCACCGAAAGAACCTAAGgacaaaaacaagaaaaaggaTAAGAAAGATAAGAAGGATCCCAAGAACGGAAAGAATAAGAAAGATtttcag GATGCAGCTGATGTTGAGGCAGGTGTTTCCACCCGAGTTCTTCGAAAGCGTAAAACATCGCAGAATGATCACAGCCATGGAAGTTTTTTCCTCCGAATTGGTGCCATTG CATTTGGATTGGGAACAATGGTATACAATGGTCTCGAGTTCGGGCTATTCTTCGAGGTCCCCTTCACATCACCCTGCTTCCAGATCCTCCAAGGAGTCAATCCAATTTTGCAGATGGTCTTTACGTTCATGCAAATGTACTTTATCTTCATGAATTCACGA CTCAATATTCACCGCTTCAAAGTCATCGCTCGGTTTGGTCTGATGCACGTTGTAGCGACTAACATATGTGTATGGGTGCGAACCCTTGTATTTGAAAGTCTCAAGGAGATATCCCAATACGGCAAGAAGATTGGAAAGCCAGACCTCAGTCTAATTG AGAGCATCAAGAATCACGCGATATCGAATGCAGATGTCTACAGCGGTGAAATATCCCGTGACATGGCACAATTGCGATTGGCACCGGTGAGTTCCACCCTGAAGAGCTTCAACACCTTTTACCCAAAAACAACGAATCGCTTCATGAGAACAACAGTTGCATCAGTGGGTCGTTATGCTCGTTCAACGGCTCGTTCCGTCGCTCGTGCCATCACCAGTGGTACTACTTCAACAGCAGCGACCTTCACCACTAGTACCTCAACAACCCCCTCGACAACCACCCTCCGAATGATGCCAACAACCACTCCCAGTACCACTACAACAACTACCACGACAACAATTCGACCCACATTATCAACAATTCTCGACGCATTCACCAGTACAATAAAGCCAAATATCACGACAAGAATGACCACCACATCAACCACAACAACTACAACAACAACGACGACGACAACAACAATGGCACCCCCATCCCCCACTTCATCACCCCTGACATCGCTCGCCCCATTCCTCTGGGATTTTGGAGATGCTCCTGCAACAGCCAGCAAGAGTGACATTCCTCAGTTCTTTGACACAATGAATCAGACATTGGCCAGCAATGCCAGTACCATCTATACCCCAAGCTATGCTTTCCTCCAGGACCTTCAACAAACCAATGATTGTTGCGGCCGGGTCAACATCATGGGAAACATTGTGCAACAAGCTGCTCCGTATCTATTTCCCTTCATCATTGAGTATAGCTTGATTGGTGCTGCTGTTATCTACGTCATGTGGAAGCACATTGGACGCCATCCACGGTGGCCACACCAGGCTGAGGCTGATCTTGAACGCAGGCTCGAGGCGATGCTGTCGAGACGTGCTGTTGCATTAGCTCATGCTG GTCATGGCAGAGTGGATTGCGTGGGTGCAAGCAAAGGCCTCTTCCTAGGTCTCTTCCTCTTGGTAGGCTCCCTCATCTGCCTCATCCTGTTCTTCGTCCTGATCCATCATCCCTCCTTCGGTCTCCTCGCAATCTACCTAGCTGACGTATCCCATTGTGTCCTCATGGCCCTATCCATAATCGCCATAATAATCGGCTTTTGTCGTGTTCAATCCCTCAAATTCAAAGCCGAGGAGCAGAGTGATCTCAATGATATACTTCTCCGCATATCAGCATTTGGTCTCTTCCTTTACGCTGTATTCAGTGTTATCGCTGGTTCACTCGCTGCATTCACTCACGAACCCAATTTACTTGTCATGGTAACTGGTTTACTCGCTGTTGGACAAGTTGTCCTCCAGATGCTCTTCATTGCTGATGTATCACGTAGGCGTGTACATCTACCTGAGCACGATCGTAGCAAGCCAGGTCGCCAGATTGTAACATTCCTTCTCATCTGCAATGTCGCAATGTGGGTTATTTACACATTCGAGGGACAGAAGGTCATTGCCAATCCTGTCCAACTTGACTTCTATGGTTACTTGTCGTGGACTATTGTTCAGAGGGTTACACTCCCTCTATGCATCTTCCACAGGTTCCACAGTGCTGTTACGCTCGCCGAAATATGGAAGACCAGCTACAAAGCACGCCTCGAGTAG
- the Otopla gene encoding proton channel OtopLc isoform X1, which produces MQRCPYLYEMKERLLSQPTPTDSLDMERLDGGTPVKEANINSDYPAHANPGIIPDPPEMPPDSLIGTVVKVNDPELNSDGYGSHTSPAHARQPLVPQSSINAPLCLTPSHGGYIYPSIPKNAKTSLFIIMSFIYAKLLVVVCIAYVISDVVTHKLPLWYFEGFFTYLYGMSILFLLYVFCFLLQESACCSRGAETPPPPPKPPKPPKEPKDKNKKKDKKDKKDPKNGKNKKDFQDAADVEAGVSTRVLRKRKTSQNDHSHGSFFLRIGAIAFGLGTMVYNGLEFGLFFEVPFTSPCFQILQGVNPILQMVFTFMQMYFIFMNSRLNIHRFKVIARFGLMHVVATNICVWVRTLVFESLKEISQYGKKIGKPDLSLIESIKNHAISNADVYSGEISRDMAQLRLAPVSSTLKSFNTFYPKTTNRFMRTTVASVGRYARSTARSVARAITSGTTSTAATFTTSTSTTPSTTTLRMMPTTTPSTTTTTTTTTIRPTLSTILDAFTSTIKPNITTRMTTTSTTTTTTTTTTTTTMAPPSPTSSPLTSLAPFLWDFGDAPATASKSDIPQFFDTMNQTLASNASTIYTPSYAFLQDLQQTNDCCGRVNIMGNIVQQAAPYLFPFIIEYSLIGAAVIYVMWKHIGRHPRWPHQAEADLERRLEAMLSRRAVALAHAGHGRVDCVGASKGLFLGLFLLVGSLICLILFFVLIHHPSFGLLAIYLADVSHCVLMALSIIAIIIGFCRVQSLKFKAEEQSDLNDILLRISAFGLFLYAVFSVIAGSLAAFTHEPNLLVMVTGLLAVGQVVLQMLFIADVSRRRVHLPEHDRSKPGRQIVTFLLICNVAMWVIYTFEGQKVIANPVQLDFYGYLSWTIVQRVTLPLCIFHRFHSAVTLAEIWKTSYKARLE; this is translated from the exons ATGCAACGGTGCCCGTACCTCTACGAGATGAAGGAGCGTCTGCTCTCGCAGCCAACACCAACGGACAGCCTCGACATGGAGCGTCTCGATGGTGGTACACCGGTTAAGGAGGCAAACATAAATAGTGATTACCCGGCACACGCCAATCCTGGTATTATACCTGATCCACCTGAGATGCCTCCCGACTCCTTGATCGGCACCGTGGTCAAGGTAAATGATCCCGAG CTCAATTCCGATGGATATGGATCCCACACGTCTCCGGCACACGCGAGACAGCCCCTGGTTCCCCAGAGTTCGATCAACGCGCCCCTCTGTCTCACCCCCTCCCACGGCGGCTACATATATCCGAGTATTCCAAAAAATGCCAA GACTTCGCTCTTCATCATCATGAGCTTCATCTACGCTAAACTACTGGTAGTCGTCTGCATAGCGTACGTGATAAGTGACGTGGTCACTCACAAACTACCCCTATGGTACTTCGAGGGTTTCTTCACTTACCTGTACGGCATGAGCATCCTCTTTCTGCTTTACGTATTCTGCTTCCTCCTTCAAGAGAGCGCCTGTTGCTCGAGGGGGGCTGaaacaccaccaccaccgccaAAGCCTCCAAAACCACCGAAAGAACCTAAGgacaaaaacaagaaaaaggaTAAGAAAGATAAGAAGGATCCCAAGAACGGAAAGAATAAGAAAGATtttcag GATGCAGCTGATGTTGAGGCAGGTGTTTCCACCCGAGTTCTTCGAAAGCGTAAAACATCGCAGAATGATCACAGCCATGGAAGTTTTTTCCTCCGAATTGGTGCCATTG CATTTGGATTGGGAACAATGGTATACAATGGTCTCGAGTTCGGGCTATTCTTCGAGGTCCCCTTCACATCACCCTGCTTCCAGATCCTCCAAGGAGTCAATCCAATTTTGCAGATGGTCTTTACGTTCATGCAAATGTACTTTATCTTCATGAATTCACGA CTCAATATTCACCGCTTCAAAGTCATCGCTCGGTTTGGTCTGATGCACGTTGTAGCGACTAACATATGTGTATGGGTGCGAACCCTTGTATTTGAAAGTCTCAAGGAGATATCCCAATACGGCAAGAAGATTGGAAAGCCAGACCTCAGTCTAATTG AGAGCATCAAGAATCACGCGATATCGAATGCAGATGTCTACAGCGGTGAAATATCCCGTGACATGGCACAATTGCGATTGGCACCGGTGAGTTCCACCCTGAAGAGCTTCAACACCTTTTACCCAAAAACAACGAATCGCTTCATGAGAACAACAGTTGCATCAGTGGGTCGTTATGCTCGTTCAACGGCTCGTTCCGTCGCTCGTGCCATCACCAGTGGTACTACTTCAACAGCAGCGACCTTCACCACTAGTACCTCAACAACCCCCTCGACAACCACCCTCCGAATGATGCCAACAACCACTCCCAGTACCACTACAACAACTACCACGACAACAATTCGACCCACATTATCAACAATTCTCGACGCATTCACCAGTACAATAAAGCCAAATATCACGACAAGAATGACCACCACATCAACCACAACAACTACAACAACAACGACGACGACAACAACAATGGCACCCCCATCCCCCACTTCATCACCCCTGACATCGCTCGCCCCATTCCTCTGGGATTTTGGAGATGCTCCTGCAACAGCCAGCAAGAGTGACATTCCTCAGTTCTTTGACACAATGAATCAGACATTGGCCAGCAATGCCAGTACCATCTATACCCCAAGCTATGCTTTCCTCCAGGACCTTCAACAAACCAATGATTGTTGCGGCCGGGTCAACATCATGGGAAACATTGTGCAACAAGCTGCTCCGTATCTATTTCCCTTCATCATTGAGTATAGCTTGATTGGTGCTGCTGTTATCTACGTCATGTGGAAGCACATTGGACGCCATCCACGGTGGCCACACCAGGCTGAGGCTGATCTTGAACGCAGGCTCGAGGCGATGCTGTCGAGACGTGCTGTTGCATTAGCTCATGCTG GTCATGGCAGAGTGGATTGCGTGGGTGCAAGCAAAGGCCTCTTCCTAGGTCTCTTCCTCTTGGTAGGCTCCCTCATCTGCCTCATCCTGTTCTTCGTCCTGATCCATCATCCCTCCTTCGGTCTCCTCGCAATCTACCTAGCTGACGTATCCCATTGTGTCCTCATGGCCCTATCCATAATCGCCATAATAATCGGCTTTTGTCGTGTTCAATCCCTCAAATTCAAAGCCGAGGAGCAGAGTGATCTCAATGATATACTTCTCCGCATATCAGCATTTGGTCTCTTCCTTTACGCTGTATTCAGTGTTATCGCTGGTTCACTCGCTGCATTCACTCACGAACCCAATTTACTTGTCATGGTAACTGGTTTACTCGCTGTTGGACAAGTTGTCCTCCAGATGCTCTTCATTGCTGATGTATCACGTAGGCGTGTACATCTACCTGAGCACGATCGTAGCAAGCCAGGTCGCCAGATTGTAACATTCCTTCTCATCTGCAATGTCGCAATGTGGGTTATTTACACATTCGAGGGACAGAAGGTCATTGCCAATCCTGTCCAACTTGACTTCTATGGTTACTTGTCGTGGACTATTGTTCAGAGGGTTACACTCCCTCTATGCATCTTCCACAGGTTCCACAGTGCTGTTACGCTCGCCGAAATATGGAAGACCAGCTACAAAGCACGCCTCGAGTAG
- the Otopla gene encoding proton channel OtopLc isoform X3, whose product MVGGGDCKVATVEVEAASGNDNTATLPSSRPLNPQAGAGPPPNAQDNAEKNNAANKEMELKNVRSTPAKQTSLFIIMSFIYAKLLVVVCIAYVISDVVTHKLPLWYFEGFFTYLYGMSILFLLYVFCFLLQESACCSRGAETPPPPPKPPKPPKEPKDKNKKKDKKDKKDPKNGKNKKDFQDAADVEAGVSTRVLRKRKTSQNDHSHGSFFLRIGAIAFGLGTMVYNGLEFGLFFEVPFTSPCFQILQGVNPILQMVFTFMQMYFIFMNSRLNIHRFKVIARFGLMHVVATNICVWVRTLVFESLKEISQYGKKIGKPDLSLIESIKNHAISNADVYSGEISRDMAQLRLAPVSSTLKSFNTFYPKTTNRFMRTTVASVGRYARSTARSVARAITSGTTSTAATFTTSTSTTPSTTTLRMMPTTTPSTTTTTTTTTIRPTLSTILDAFTSTIKPNITTRMTTTSTTTTTTTTTTTTTMAPPSPTSSPLTSLAPFLWDFGDAPATASKSDIPQFFDTMNQTLASNASTIYTPSYAFLQDLQQTNDCCGRVNIMGNIVQQAAPYLFPFIIEYSLIGAAVIYVMWKHIGRHPRWPHQAEADLERRLEAMLSRRAVALAHAGHGRVDCVGASKGLFLGLFLLVGSLICLILFFVLIHHPSFGLLAIYLADVSHCVLMALSIIAIIIGFCRVQSLKFKAEEQSDLNDILLRISAFGLFLYAVFSVIAGSLAAFTHEPNLLVMVTGLLAVGQVVLQMLFIADVSRRRVHLPEHDRSKPGRQIVTFLLICNVAMWVIYTFEGQKVIANPVQLDFYGYLSWTIVQRVTLPLCIFHRFHSAVTLAEIWKTSYKARLE is encoded by the exons ATGGTGGGCGGTGGTGACTGCAAAGTGGCTACTGTCGAGGTGGAGGCAGCCTCGGGTAATGACAATACCGCAACTCTACCATCATCAAGACCACTCAATCCACAAGCCGGTGCTGGTCCACCGCCCAATGCCCAGGACAACGCTGAGAAGAACAACGCAGCTAACAAAGAGATGGAGCTCAAGAACGTTCGTTCAACACCCGCCAAACA GACTTCGCTCTTCATCATCATGAGCTTCATCTACGCTAAACTACTGGTAGTCGTCTGCATAGCGTACGTGATAAGTGACGTGGTCACTCACAAACTACCCCTATGGTACTTCGAGGGTTTCTTCACTTACCTGTACGGCATGAGCATCCTCTTTCTGCTTTACGTATTCTGCTTCCTCCTTCAAGAGAGCGCCTGTTGCTCGAGGGGGGCTGaaacaccaccaccaccgccaAAGCCTCCAAAACCACCGAAAGAACCTAAGgacaaaaacaagaaaaaggaTAAGAAAGATAAGAAGGATCCCAAGAACGGAAAGAATAAGAAAGATtttcag GATGCAGCTGATGTTGAGGCAGGTGTTTCCACCCGAGTTCTTCGAAAGCGTAAAACATCGCAGAATGATCACAGCCATGGAAGTTTTTTCCTCCGAATTGGTGCCATTG CATTTGGATTGGGAACAATGGTATACAATGGTCTCGAGTTCGGGCTATTCTTCGAGGTCCCCTTCACATCACCCTGCTTCCAGATCCTCCAAGGAGTCAATCCAATTTTGCAGATGGTCTTTACGTTCATGCAAATGTACTTTATCTTCATGAATTCACGA CTCAATATTCACCGCTTCAAAGTCATCGCTCGGTTTGGTCTGATGCACGTTGTAGCGACTAACATATGTGTATGGGTGCGAACCCTTGTATTTGAAAGTCTCAAGGAGATATCCCAATACGGCAAGAAGATTGGAAAGCCAGACCTCAGTCTAATTG AGAGCATCAAGAATCACGCGATATCGAATGCAGATGTCTACAGCGGTGAAATATCCCGTGACATGGCACAATTGCGATTGGCACCGGTGAGTTCCACCCTGAAGAGCTTCAACACCTTTTACCCAAAAACAACGAATCGCTTCATGAGAACAACAGTTGCATCAGTGGGTCGTTATGCTCGTTCAACGGCTCGTTCCGTCGCTCGTGCCATCACCAGTGGTACTACTTCAACAGCAGCGACCTTCACCACTAGTACCTCAACAACCCCCTCGACAACCACCCTCCGAATGATGCCAACAACCACTCCCAGTACCACTACAACAACTACCACGACAACAATTCGACCCACATTATCAACAATTCTCGACGCATTCACCAGTACAATAAAGCCAAATATCACGACAAGAATGACCACCACATCAACCACAACAACTACAACAACAACGACGACGACAACAACAATGGCACCCCCATCCCCCACTTCATCACCCCTGACATCGCTCGCCCCATTCCTCTGGGATTTTGGAGATGCTCCTGCAACAGCCAGCAAGAGTGACATTCCTCAGTTCTTTGACACAATGAATCAGACATTGGCCAGCAATGCCAGTACCATCTATACCCCAAGCTATGCTTTCCTCCAGGACCTTCAACAAACCAATGATTGTTGCGGCCGGGTCAACATCATGGGAAACATTGTGCAACAAGCTGCTCCGTATCTATTTCCCTTCATCATTGAGTATAGCTTGATTGGTGCTGCTGTTATCTACGTCATGTGGAAGCACATTGGACGCCATCCACGGTGGCCACACCAGGCTGAGGCTGATCTTGAACGCAGGCTCGAGGCGATGCTGTCGAGACGTGCTGTTGCATTAGCTCATGCTG GTCATGGCAGAGTGGATTGCGTGGGTGCAAGCAAAGGCCTCTTCCTAGGTCTCTTCCTCTTGGTAGGCTCCCTCATCTGCCTCATCCTGTTCTTCGTCCTGATCCATCATCCCTCCTTCGGTCTCCTCGCAATCTACCTAGCTGACGTATCCCATTGTGTCCTCATGGCCCTATCCATAATCGCCATAATAATCGGCTTTTGTCGTGTTCAATCCCTCAAATTCAAAGCCGAGGAGCAGAGTGATCTCAATGATATACTTCTCCGCATATCAGCATTTGGTCTCTTCCTTTACGCTGTATTCAGTGTTATCGCTGGTTCACTCGCTGCATTCACTCACGAACCCAATTTACTTGTCATGGTAACTGGTTTACTCGCTGTTGGACAAGTTGTCCTCCAGATGCTCTTCATTGCTGATGTATCACGTAGGCGTGTACATCTACCTGAGCACGATCGTAGCAAGCCAGGTCGCCAGATTGTAACATTCCTTCTCATCTGCAATGTCGCAATGTGGGTTATTTACACATTCGAGGGACAGAAGGTCATTGCCAATCCTGTCCAACTTGACTTCTATGGTTACTTGTCGTGGACTATTGTTCAGAGGGTTACACTCCCTCTATGCATCTTCCACAGGTTCCACAGTGCTGTTACGCTCGCCGAAATATGGAAGACCAGCTACAAAGCACGCCTCGAGTAG